A region of Malaciobacter marinus DNA encodes the following proteins:
- a CDS encoding OmpA family protein: protein MKKVLLSTVLCASLMFAADSSYKYEVTPLVGGVVTEGNTTLDDHYGVGGLSLGFNLEESMFDQIELGFLRSLGDVDYDKGGDTSISRIFTNVIKNYDLTTNTSLYTLIGAGVEVFGHEAYKNETGFFGNYGVGLRYNISDDLIFKTDVRHMIETDHGDNSLLYTFGLAIPFGKKATNVTKHEPVKQEVKPEPKKEVQAKKVELDSDNDGVIDSKDQCANTPKGDFVDEKGCSLKTDLNINFAFDSAKINNSYESKIKKFAEFMKSFPSTKAKIEAHTDSIGTEKYNQKLSERRAASTVNALKAYNIDAKRLKWHGYGESKPLATNATKEGRAKNRRVEATIVK from the coding sequence ATGAAGAAAGTACTATTATCAACAGTATTATGTGCAAGCTTAATGTTTGCAGCAGATAGTTCTTACAAATATGAAGTAACTCCATTAGTTGGTGGTGTTGTAACAGAGGGTAATACTACTCTTGATGATCACTATGGGGTTGGTGGATTAAGTTTAGGATTTAATCTTGAAGAAAGCATGTTTGATCAAATAGAACTAGGTTTTTTAAGAAGTTTAGGTGATGTTGATTATGATAAAGGTGGAGATACTTCGATTTCAAGAATCTTTACAAATGTAATCAAAAATTATGATCTTACAACTAATACTTCACTATATACTTTAATAGGTGCGGGTGTTGAAGTTTTTGGTCATGAAGCATATAAAAACGAAACAGGATTTTTTGGAAACTATGGTGTAGGTTTAAGATATAACATCAGTGATGATTTAATATTTAAAACAGATGTAAGACATATGATTGAAACTGATCATGGAGACAATAGCTTACTTTATACTTTTGGTTTAGCAATTCCTTTTGGAAAAAAAGCTACAAATGTAACAAAACATGAACCTGTAAAACAAGAAGTTAAACCTGAACCTAAAAAAGAAGTTCAAGCTAAAAAAGTAGAACTAGATAGTGATAATGACGGAGTAATTGATTCAAAAGATCAATGTGCAAATACACCAAAAGGTGATTTTGTAGATGAAAAAGGTTGTTCTTTAAAAACAGATTTAAATATTAACTTTGCTTTTGATAGTGCAAAAATCAACAATTCATATGAGTCAAAAATTAAAAAATTTGCAGAATTTATGAAATCATTCCCATCAACAAAAGCAAAAATTGAAGCACATACAGATTCAATTGGTACAGAAAAATATAACCAAAAATTATCTGAAAGAAGAGCAGCTTCTACAGTTAATGCATTAAAAGCATATAATATTGATGCAAAAAGATTAAAATGGCATGGATATGGAGAGTCTAAACCTCTTGCAACTAATGCAACAAAAGAAGGTAGAGCTAAAAACAGAAGAGTTGAAGCTACAATCGTAAAATAA
- the aroQ gene encoding type II 3-dehydroquinate dehydratase, giving the protein MKIAVIQGPNLNMLGVREQHIYGPMTLEQIHEQMKSSAQQNNVELEFFQSNLEGEIVDKIQECLGEVDGIIINPAAYSHTSIAIKDALSAVSLPVVEVHISNIYKREEFRQKSITAGASTGVISGFGPFGYHLALISLMQIVSEVKAVQEANDAKEQ; this is encoded by the coding sequence ATGAAAATTGCAGTAATTCAAGGACCAAATTTAAATATGTTAGGTGTAAGAGAACAGCATATTTATGGACCTATGACTTTAGAGCAAATCCATGAGCAAATGAAATCAAGTGCTCAACAAAATAATGTAGAATTGGAATTTTTTCAATCAAACCTTGAGGGTGAGATAGTTGATAAGATACAAGAGTGTTTAGGAGAAGTTGATGGAATTATTATTAACCCAGCTGCATATTCTCACACTTCAATTGCAATCAAAGATGCTTTAAGCGCAGTTAGTTTGCCAGTTGTAGAAGTACACATTTCAAATATATATAAAAGAGAAGAGTTTAGACAAAAATCTATTACAGCTGGTGCATCAACAGGAGTTATTTCTGGGTTTGGACCATTTGGATATCATTTAGCATTAATTTCATTAATGCAAATTGTTTCAGAAGTAAAAGCAGTTCAAGAAGCAAATGACGCAAAAGAACAGTAA
- the folK gene encoding 2-amino-4-hydroxy-6-hydroxymethyldihydropteridine diphosphokinase, giving the protein MLKKLDDNLTLFYTSNFPYNKKVNSDKKYLVTIGIGGNIGNVKKRFDKLFLYLKADTRFDIIMTSPLLLNPPFGFLNQNNFLNGIIELKTNLAPNDFLKNMQRLEKRLGRKRSFQDAPRTLDIDIIFFDNKTINTQKLIVPHKDWANRESVIIPLKYMNKLKTK; this is encoded by the coding sequence ATGTTAAAAAAATTAGATGATAATTTAACACTATTTTATACAAGTAATTTTCCATACAATAAAAAGGTTAATTCAGACAAAAAATATCTTGTTACTATTGGTATTGGGGGGAATATAGGTAATGTAAAAAAAAGATTTGATAAGTTATTCTTATATTTAAAAGCTGATACAAGATTTGATATAATAATGACTAGTCCTTTACTTTTAAATCCACCATTTGGTTTTTTAAATCAAAATAACTTTTTAAATGGTATAATTGAACTTAAAACTAACCTAGCACCAAATGATTTTTTAAAAAATATGCAACGGTTAGAGAAAAGATTGGGAAGAAAGCGATCCTTTCAAGATGCGCCTAGAACCTTGGATATTGATATTATCTTTTTTGATAATAAAACAATTAATACCCAAAAACTTATTGTTCCTCACAAAGATTGGGCAAACAGAGAATCAGTGATTATTCCTTTAAAATATATGAATAAATTAAAAACAAAATAG
- the lepA gene encoding translation elongation factor 4 encodes MQKNIRNFSIIAHIDHGKSTLADRIIQECGAVTNRELSAQMMDTMDIEQERGITIKAQSVRLKYVKDNEVYVLNLIDTPGHVDFSYEVSRSLASSEGALLIVDSTQGVEAQTIANVYIALDNDLELLPVVNKIDLPSADPDRVLEETEEAIGLDCTEHNLISAKTGLGVKELIDSIVERVPAPNGDEKASTKALIYDSWFDNYLGALALVRVYDGSIKKGQVLKMMNTKVEHPVLDLMYPHPIKREKTNEIQTGEIGIVVLGLKTLDGIAVGDTMTDAKNPTLKPIAGFEPVKPFVFAGLYPIETDKFEDLREALIKLQLNDSSISFEPESSAALGSGFRTGFLGMLHMEVIKERLEREFNLDLIATAPTVVYQIEKKDGERIEIQNPSELPEPNYIETIYEPYVKATILVPDEFLGNVIKLVNEKRGIQVKMDYLGKRVLLEYDIPMNEIVMDFYDKLKSTSKGYASFDYEPIGFRPGDLKKLDVRVAGDIVDALSIIVPEDKAVARGREFIKALKELIPRQLFEVAVQASIGTTIIARETVKSMGKNVTAKCYGGDITRKRKLLEKQKAGKKRMKAIGKVNVPQEAFMAVLKI; translated from the coding sequence TTGCAAAAAAACATTAGAAATTTTAGTATTATTGCACATATTGATCATGGAAAATCAACACTTGCTGATAGAATAATCCAAGAGTGTGGAGCTGTTACAAATAGAGAATTGTCAGCTCAAATGATGGACACTATGGATATAGAACAAGAACGTGGTATTACTATTAAAGCTCAAAGTGTTAGATTAAAGTATGTAAAAGACAATGAAGTATATGTACTAAATCTTATTGATACTCCAGGGCATGTTGATTTTTCATATGAAGTTAGTAGAAGTTTAGCCTCTTCTGAGGGAGCTTTATTAATTGTTGATTCAACTCAAGGAGTTGAAGCACAAACAATTGCAAATGTTTATATTGCACTTGATAATGACTTAGAATTACTTCCAGTTGTAAACAAAATAGATTTACCCTCAGCTGATCCTGATAGAGTATTAGAAGAAACAGAAGAAGCTATTGGTTTAGATTGTACAGAGCATAATTTAATTAGTGCAAAAACAGGTCTTGGAGTAAAAGAGTTAATTGATTCTATTGTTGAAAGAGTTCCTGCACCAAATGGAGATGAAAAGGCTTCTACTAAAGCACTTATTTATGATTCTTGGTTTGATAATTATCTTGGTGCACTAGCTCTTGTAAGAGTTTATGATGGAAGTATTAAAAAAGGTCAAGTATTAAAGATGATGAACACAAAAGTTGAACATCCAGTACTTGATTTAATGTACCCTCACCCAATAAAAAGAGAAAAAACAAATGAAATACAAACAGGTGAAATTGGTATTGTAGTTCTTGGACTTAAAACTCTTGATGGAATTGCAGTTGGTGATACAATGACAGATGCTAAAAATCCAACATTAAAGCCAATTGCTGGATTTGAGCCTGTTAAACCATTTGTTTTTGCAGGACTTTATCCAATTGAAACTGATAAGTTTGAAGATTTAAGAGAAGCCCTTATTAAATTACAATTAAATGACTCTTCTATTTCATTTGAACCTGAAAGTTCAGCTGCTTTAGGAAGTGGTTTTAGAACAGGATTTTTAGGAATGCTTCATATGGAAGTAATAAAAGAAAGACTTGAGAGAGAATTCAATCTTGATTTAATCGCAACTGCACCAACTGTTGTATATCAAATTGAGAAAAAAGATGGAGAGAGAATTGAAATTCAAAATCCATCAGAATTACCAGAACCAAACTATATAGAAACAATTTATGAACCATATGTAAAAGCAACAATATTAGTACCTGATGAGTTTTTAGGAAATGTAATAAAACTAGTAAATGAAAAAAGAGGAATTCAAGTAAAAATGGATTATTTAGGTAAAAGAGTTTTACTTGAATATGATATTCCTATGAATGAAATAGTAATGGATTTTTATGATAAATTAAAATCTACTTCAAAAGGTTATGCTTCTTTTGATTATGAACCAATAGGTTTTAGACCAGGTGATCTTAAAAAACTTGATGTAAGAGTTGCAGGAGATATCGTAGATGCACTTTCTATTATTGTACCAGAAGATAAAGCAGTAGCCAGAGGAAGAGAGTTTATTAAAGCATTAAAAGAGTTAATTCCAAGACAATTATTTGAAGTTGCTGTTCAAGCAAGTATAGGAACAACAATTATTGCAAGAGAGACTGTAAAATCAATGGGAAAAAAT
- a CDS encoding ribose-phosphate pyrophosphokinase translates to MSCFKLFSGSANPDFAKKVGEYLKEPIGEAKLNKFSDGEISVQVTESVRGQDVFIIQPTSAPANDNLMELLIMIDALKRSSAKSISAVIPYYGYARQDRKAAPRVPISAKLVADLLEKAGIHRVITIDLHAAQIQGFFNVPVDNLFGSIMFVDYIRSKKLANPIIASPDIGGVARARSYANKLDYDLVIVDKKREQANVAEVMNIIGDVNGKDVILVDDMVDTAGTLVKAAEALKKRGATSVMACCTHGVLSGPAYERIENGVLDELVVSDTIPPKQKSDKITVLTASEIIGETIKRIHNNESVNSIFKY, encoded by the coding sequence ATGTCATGTTTTAAACTTTTTAGTGGCTCAGCTAATCCTGATTTTGCCAAGAAAGTTGGAGAATATTTAAAAGAACCAATTGGCGAAGCTAAATTAAATAAATTTAGCGATGGAGAAATTTCTGTTCAAGTTACAGAAAGTGTAAGAGGGCAAGATGTGTTTATAATTCAACCAACAAGTGCTCCTGCAAATGATAACTTAATGGAATTATTAATTATGATTGATGCATTAAAAAGATCTAGTGCAAAATCAATTTCAGCTGTAATACCATACTATGGCTATGCAAGACAAGATAGAAAAGCTGCTCCAAGAGTTCCTATTTCTGCAAAGTTAGTTGCTGATTTATTAGAAAAAGCTGGAATACACAGAGTAATTACTATTGATTTACATGCTGCACAAATTCAAGGTTTTTTTAATGTTCCAGTTGACAACTTATTTGGTTCAATTATGTTTGTAGATTATATTAGATCTAAAAAATTAGCTAATCCAATTATTGCAAGTCCAGATATTGGTGGTGTTGCTAGAGCTAGAAGTTATGCAAATAAACTTGACTATGACTTAGTAATTGTAGATAAAAAAAGAGAACAAGCCAATGTTGCGGAAGTTATGAATATTATTGGTGATGTAAATGGCAAAGATGTAATTTTAGTTGATGACATGGTTGATACAGCTGGGACATTAGTTAAAGCAGCAGAGGCACTTAAAAAAAGAGGTGCAACATCAGTTATGGCTTGCTGTACACATGGAGTATTAAGTGGTCCAGCATATGAAAGAATTGAAAATGGTGTTTTAGATGAATTAGTAGTCTCAGATACAATCCCTCCAAAACAAAAGTCAGATAAAATTACAGTTTTAACTGCATCAGAGATAATTGGAGAAACAATAAAAAGAATTCATAATAATGAATCTGTTAATTCAATTTTTAAATATTAA
- a CDS encoding M24 family metallopeptidase → MKNYILRNENAIYYECGFSCDNVIFISLGSEKFFLTDARYVLEAKEYAYNCTVVESRDLFQTAKVLLKDSKIKKLTFDPNDFTYFAYSELVQDLDIEFIQEANFSKLKRIIKTDDEIAILSKAAKLGREGFKTLAKYIRKNAYNQKEEFLNFKAIEKMSQQGKYNLSFEPILAINENAAKPHALPTKKRLKLHDLLLVDAGIKYKRYCSDRTCTSYVDFESFNFKREQKFKNKKHQKIYDLVYKAQQTAIKNAKVGMKASKIDALARDVITKAGYGKYFVHSTGHGVGLDIHEFPMITSKADTIIENNMVFTIEPGIYLPNEFGVRIEDTVAMIDGKAVIL, encoded by the coding sequence ATGAAAAATTATATACTAAGAAATGAAAATGCAATCTACTATGAGTGCGGTTTTTCATGTGATAATGTTATTTTTATAAGTCTAGGAAGTGAGAAGTTTTTTCTAACTGATGCTAGATATGTACTTGAAGCAAAAGAGTATGCTTACAATTGTACAGTTGTTGAATCAAGAGATTTATTCCAAACTGCCAAAGTTCTTTTAAAAGATAGCAAAATTAAAAAGTTAACATTTGATCCAAATGATTTTACATATTTTGCATATTCTGAGTTAGTACAAGATTTAGATATTGAGTTTATTCAAGAAGCAAATTTTTCAAAACTCAAAAGAATCATAAAAACAGATGATGAAATTGCAATATTAAGTAAAGCAGCTAAATTAGGAAGAGAAGGTTTTAAAACTCTTGCTAAGTATATAAGAAAAAATGCTTACAATCAAAAAGAAGAATTTTTAAATTTTAAAGCAATAGAAAAAATGAGTCAACAAGGTAAATATAATTTAAGTTTTGAACCAATACTTGCAATAAATGAAAATGCAGCAAAACCTCATGCCCTACCAACTAAAAAAAGATTAAAACTTCATGATTTGCTTTTAGTTGATGCGGGAATAAAATATAAAAGGTATTGTTCAGATAGAACTTGTACTTCTTATGTGGACTTTGAAAGTTTTAATTTTAAAAGGGAACAAAAATTCAAAAATAAAAAACATCAAAAAATATATGATTTAGTATACAAAGCTCAACAAACTGCTATTAAAAATGCAAAAGTTGGGATGAAAGCTTCTAAAATAGATGCATTAGCAAGAGATGTAATAACAAAAGCTGGTTATGGGAAATATTTTGTTCATAGTACTGGACATGGAGTAGGACTTGACATACATGAATTTCCAATGATTACATCAAAAGCAGATACAATAATCGAAAATAATATGGTCTTTACTATTGAACCTGGAATTTATTTGCCAAATGAGTTTGGAGTAAGAATAGAAGATACTGTTGCCATGATTGATGGAAAAGCAGTAATTTTATAA
- the mnmA gene encoding tRNA 2-thiouridine(34) synthase MnmA, producing the protein MEKVMVGMSGGIDSSVTAYMLQKEGYEVEGVYLKLHNRTDGYHESNIKDIENVAKFLGIKYHILDIAEDFTKEVYDYFVNSYLEGTTPNPCVKCNRQIKFGKMLDFAKEHKASYLATGHYAKTDGEFIYEADDKTKDQSYFLSQVEKEALPFMMFPMSTYKKEDIVKFGSKLGDSYKRITEKNESQEICFVDTVYTDVIKKHANIDQPGVVFDEEGNEVGTHKGYMHYTIGKRRGFTVHGAHEPHFVKSLNPKDNTIIVGKKESLEINIVEANNLNMYIEDTNFKCTVKLRYRSNLLPCEVSIKNDKASIKLKKSAFGVAAGQLAVFYIDEKVIGSAWITNTFK; encoded by the coding sequence ATGGAAAAAGTAATGGTTGGAATGAGTGGAGGAATTGATTCATCAGTTACTGCTTATATGCTACAAAAAGAGGGATATGAAGTAGAAGGTGTTTATCTAAAACTTCATAATAGAACAGATGGATATCATGAATCAAATATCAAAGATATAGAAAATGTTGCAAAATTTCTTGGTATTAAATATCATATATTAGATATTGCTGAAGATTTTACAAAAGAAGTTTATGACTATTTTGTAAATTCATATTTAGAAGGCACAACACCTAATCCATGTGTTAAATGCAATAGACAAATCAAATTTGGAAAAATGTTAGATTTTGCGAAAGAACACAAAGCTTCATATTTAGCAACAGGGCATTATGCAAAAACAGATGGTGAATTTATTTATGAAGCTGATGATAAAACAAAAGATCAAAGCTATTTCCTTTCACAAGTTGAAAAAGAAGCATTACCTTTTATGATGTTTCCAATGAGTACATATAAAAAAGAAGACATTGTAAAATTTGGTTCAAAATTAGGTGATTCGTATAAAAGAATTACAGAAAAAAATGAATCTCAAGAAATTTGTTTTGTTGATACTGTTTATACTGATGTTATTAAAAAACACGCAAATATAGATCAACCAGGTGTTGTTTTTGATGAAGAGGGAAATGAAGTAGGAACACATAAAGGTTATATGCACTATACCATTGGAAAAAGAAGAGGTTTTACTGTTCATGGTGCCCATGAACCACATTTTGTAAAATCTTTAAATCCAAAAGATAATACTATTATTGTTGGGAAAAAAGAATCACTAGAAATAAATATAGTTGAAGCAAATAATTTAAATATGTATATTGAAGATACAAACTTTAAATGTACTGTTAAATTAAGATATAGAAGTAACTTACTTCCTTGTGAAGTAAGTATTAAAAATGACAAGGCAAGTATTAAGCTTAAAAAATCAGCATTTGGAGTTGCAGCTGGTCAATTAGCAGTATTTTACATAGATGAAAAAGTTATTGGTAGTGCTTGGATTACAAACACTTTTAAATAA
- the mqnF gene encoding aminofutalosine deaminase family hydrolase, whose amino-acid sequence MKIIAAKWIVTCDENDSIIEDGAIVYDKTIKEIDTFENISKKYPNEIIEELEDNSVLMPGLINTHVHLEFSSNTTTLKYGNFMLWLNSVIASRDELVQKATTKLISKKLEMMKKSGTTTIGAISSYGFELEACLNSPLNTVFFNEVIGSKADMIDTLFNDFKARLQKSEDKKSEKFFPAIAIHSPYSVHPFLIRETLNIAKQKDYPVSAHFLESIEEYDWLHKDEGGFLEFFKNFLGEEKAVTKPMRFLEQFQNLKNLSFTHCVEASNDDLNKIEELNATINHCVTSNRVLNNTKLDLRKLDNINFSIGTDGLSSNNSLSMFDELRNVLMMHSEFEINSFAKKILKAATFNGAKALGLNKGTLAKNKDSDIIAIKLPDAIKHKEDISTHIILHTKYVKKTIIRGIDA is encoded by the coding sequence ATGAAAATAATAGCTGCAAAGTGGATAGTTACTTGTGATGAAAACGATAGTATCATAGAAGATGGTGCTATTGTTTATGATAAAACAATAAAAGAGATTGATACTTTTGAAAATATTTCAAAAAAATATCCAAATGAAATAATTGAAGAATTAGAAGATAACTCTGTTTTAATGCCAGGTCTTATAAACACTCACGTTCACTTAGAATTTAGTTCAAATACAACAACTTTAAAATATGGTAATTTCATGTTATGGCTTAATTCTGTTATTGCTTCAAGGGATGAACTTGTACAAAAAGCAACAACAAAATTAATATCAAAAAAACTAGAAATGATGAAAAAAAGTGGTACAACAACTATTGGAGCAATCTCTTCATATGGATTTGAATTAGAAGCTTGTTTAAATTCACCTTTAAACACGGTTTTTTTCAATGAAGTAATAGGTAGCAAAGCAGATATGATTGATACATTGTTTAATGATTTTAAAGCAAGGTTGCAAAAGTCTGAAGATAAAAAAAGTGAAAAGTTTTTTCCAGCAATTGCCATTCATTCTCCTTATTCAGTACATCCATTTTTAATAAGAGAAACTTTAAATATAGCAAAGCAAAAAGATTATCCTGTTAGTGCACATTTTTTAGAATCAATTGAAGAGTATGATTGGTTGCATAAAGATGAAGGTGGTTTTTTAGAGTTTTTTAAAAACTTTTTAGGTGAAGAAAAAGCTGTTACAAAGCCAATGAGATTTTTAGAACAATTTCAAAATTTAAAAAATTTATCATTTACACATTGTGTTGAAGCAAGTAATGATGATTTAAATAAAATTGAAGAGTTAAATGCAACAATAAATCATTGTGTTACATCAAATAGAGTTTTAAACAATACTAAACTTGATTTGCGAAAATTGGATAATATTAATTTTTCAATAGGCACAGATGGTTTAAGTTCAAATAACTCTTTATCTATGTTTGATGAACTTAGAAATGTGCTTATGATGCATAGTGAGTTTGAAATAAATAGTTTTGCAAAAAAGATTTTAAAAGCGGCAACTTTTAATGGTGCAAAGGCTTTAGGTTTAAATAAAGGTACTTTAGCAAAAAATAAAGATTCAGATATAATTGCTATAAAACTTCCAGATGCTATAAAGCATAAAGAAGATATATCAACTCACATAATACTACATACAAAATACGTGAAAAAAACTATAATAAGGGGAATTGATGCGTGA
- the sppA gene encoding signal peptide peptidase SppA gives MRDFFRFMFSPIIAILDFLTKYFKTIVFLTIMYFIVFDANDSTMNNMQTANLQKIELSGPIMDSTKVLEQVNQAKEDNNIKGVLFVVNSPGGAVAPSVEIAYAIKELKELKPVVAYASGVMASGSYYASIWANKIIANPGSMVGSIGVIFQGANVEELMQKIGVKTQTVKIGKYKEAGTPTRAWENFEKAELEKVIDDTYDMFITDVSSARGLKKANHKEFADAHIFTARQAKAVKLVDEVATLSFAQDELIKISKVSTPIWKKQDKFDKFIDKVINQAVTNFSIRFMDGLKAY, from the coding sequence ATGCGTGATTTTTTTAGATTCATGTTTTCACCAATAATTGCTATTTTAGACTTTCTTACTAAATATTTTAAAACAATTGTTTTTTTAACAATAATGTATTTTATTGTATTTGATGCAAATGATTCAACAATGAATAATATGCAAACTGCAAACTTACAAAAAATAGAATTAAGTGGTCCAATTATGGATTCAACAAAAGTTTTAGAGCAAGTAAATCAAGCAAAAGAAGACAATAATATAAAAGGTGTACTTTTTGTAGTTAACTCACCTGGTGGAGCAGTTGCTCCCTCAGTTGAAATTGCATATGCAATAAAAGAGCTAAAAGAGTTAAAACCAGTTGTAGCATATGCAAGTGGAGTTATGGCAAGTGGAAGTTATTATGCTTCAATTTGGGCAAATAAAATTATTGCAAATCCAGGAAGTATGGTAGGTTCAATTGGAGTTATTTTTCAAGGTGCAAATGTAGAAGAACTTATGCAAAAAATTGGAGTTAAAACTCAAACTGTTAAGATTGGTAAATACAAAGAAGCTGGAACACCTACAAGAGCATGGGAAAACTTTGAAAAAGCAGAGTTAGAAAAAGTTATAGATGATACATATGATATGTTTATAACAGATGTAAGTAGTGCAAGAGGACTTAAAAAAGCAAATCATAAAGAGTTTGCTGATGCACATATTTTTACTGCAAGACAAGCAAAAGCAGTAAAATTAGTTGATGAGGTAGCTACACTATCTTTTGCACAAGATGAGCTTATAAAAATATCAAAAGTTTCAACACCTATATGGAAAAAACAAGATAAGTTTGATAAGTTTATTGATAAAGTTATAAATCAAGCAGTTACAAACTTTTCTATTAGATTTATGGATGGTTTAAAAGCTTATTAA
- the mnmA gene encoding tRNA 2-thiouridine(34) synthase MnmA, translating to MKKKVVVGMSGGVDSSVTALLLKKQGYEVQGLFMRNWEYGIKGSQCPNRIEFEDAKKVGELIGIEVKGKDFVEEYKTKVFDVFLEGLKKGLTPNPDILCNREIKFNVFLNEAKKMGADFIATGHYAKIAKYKDHYVLDTPKDNTKDQSYFLHALSSEQLSQAMFPLADLTKKEVREIAKEHNLPVSDKKDSTGICFIGNQRFDEFITQHLKAIPGDIIDENENVIGKHKGLICYTLGQRKGIGVGGIKETEGENHIHKPWYVAKKDLENNTLTIVQDTNHPLLMNKSVEATHMHWVLGVAPKVGDKLMAQIRYRQQKQACTVTQADDKKVVVEFDNPQRAVTLGQSLVLYDGDYCLGGGFISDYN from the coding sequence ATGAAAAAAAAAGTAGTTGTAGGAATGTCTGGTGGTGTTGATTCATCAGTTACTGCTTTACTATTAAAAAAGCAAGGTTATGAAGTACAAGGCTTATTTATGCGTAATTGGGAGTATGGCATAAAAGGTAGTCAATGCCCTAATCGTATAGAGTTTGAAGATGCTAAAAAAGTAGGTGAATTAATAGGGATTGAAGTAAAAGGTAAAGATTTCGTTGAAGAGTATAAAACTAAAGTATTTGATGTATTTTTAGAAGGTCTAAAAAAAGGACTTACACCAAATCCCGATATATTATGTAATCGTGAAATCAAATTCAATGTATTTTTAAATGAAGCTAAAAAGATGGGTGCAGATTTTATTGCTACTGGACACTATGCTAAAATAGCTAAATATAAAGATCATTATGTTTTAGACACACCAAAAGATAATACTAAAGACCAAAGCTATTTTTTACATGCATTATCAAGTGAACAATTATCACAAGCTATGTTTCCCCTTGCAGATTTAACTAAAAAAGAAGTAAGAGAAATAGCAAAAGAGCACAATTTACCAGTAAGTGATAAAAAAGATAGTACAGGTATATGTTTTATAGGGAATCAAAGATTTGATGAATTTATCACACAACATTTAAAAGCAATTCCTGGTGATATTATAGATGAAAATGAAAATGTAATAGGAAAACACAAAGGCCTTATTTGTTACACACTTGGACAAAGAAAAGGAATTGGTGTTGGAGGTATTAAAGAGACTGAAGGTGAGAATCATATTCATAAACCTTGGTATGTAGCAAAAAAAGACCTTGAAAACAATACCTTAACAATTGTGCAAGATACAAATCATCCTTTACTTATGAACAAAAGTGTTGAAGCTACTCATATGCATTGGGTACTTGGAGTTGCTCCAAAAGTTGGAGATAAACTAATGGCACAAATTCGTTATCGTCAACAAAAGCAAGCTTGTACAGTAACACAAGCTGATGATAAAAAAGTAGTAGTTGAGTTTGATAATCCTCAAAGAGCTGTAACTTTAGGACAAAGCCTTGTTTTATATGATGGTGATTATTGCTTAGGTGGTGGATTTATTAGTGATTATAATTAA